The Primulina huaijiensis isolate GDHJ02 chromosome 9, ASM1229523v2, whole genome shotgun sequence genomic interval GTACACACGTTGTATGAACACAATCGACGCATGCACATtacatgtatttttatataattaatgttatttttgttacaattttttaatcatatgtAATTATTGTTACTTTGaatgaaagaaagaatataaatatagaaatatttattacaatgttaataatttgtattattTAATTGGTAGTTTGcaatgagtaagtctcttgtgaaacgatctcacaaatctttatctgtgaaagtgatcaatcttaccgatattcacaataaaaaggaatactttttcatgaataaaccaaataagatattcgtcttacaaaatacgacccgtgaaaccgtctcccACAAATTTTTGTCCATTGAAATTATGCTGAGAATGAAGGTTTGAGATAAATATGGTAGACTTCACCACCACAagcaattatttaatatattgcaATTATTTATATTGTATATAGATAATCATAAAACAAAATTATCAAGAACAAAAGGCTAAACCTCCATTCAAATTGTAACTTTAACTAAGATATCGACATTAGTGAAAATTCATCCATCACACAAACATGTCAGAAATGTAGTACAGATCTCTGATGTTCGAACCTGTTGTTAAGTAATCTATACAAACACTTGGTCGAATTCAAATTTAGTTTGAAGACAACCGGAGGAGTATTCCAGTTCGTCCTCAGAATGCATCTGCTCCAGCCTGATCGATTGTACACGAACTAACTGGAACTTTCAAACACTAGAATTAACAGAAGGGGCAGTCTATGTTTCAGCCTCTGCTGGCTTTGAGTCGAGCTTTATTTCCTTAGAAGTGGAGGATTTGTCATTTGAAGATGTACTCGATGGTGTGATTTTCTTGAACTGCACCAGTATCATGGTCATGTTGTCACAGCCCTCGCCGCCAGCAGTGGGTGCCAGGCACCTATCGAAAACTTTTTCGCAGATAGCAGACAGCTTACTCTCCTGCCCAAGCACGTGAAATATAAATGGGATTAGTCTATACTCTATAGGCAAACATGGCATGGGATCCACGTAGTAAGTTGAACACGTTCAAACAGATTTGAGAGAGTAAAAACCTAAGATCCCACCAAACCACATGAGAATTTACTGCCCACAACATTTCAAGTAGAATGTTCAAATTACCATTCGGTGGGAAGACCAGGCTTTCGGCGGAGGGGATGCTTGTCGCCACTCAGTTGAaaacattttgaaattttaatctgTAATACACATTAACACCCCCTTCTCCCCCTGTTATTGTAAATATTGGGTTCGTCCCTGCCACACAAGAATGTTGCACTAGTGAAATCATATGATTTTAATCACAACATTGCAACCCTCACACAAAAGTTACGAATTACTAGAACGACACCTCTAAGTTCTGAAAAGTGTTGAACTTTCAACTTTCGCCCCCTTCCTCAATGGTAAAAACAGAGAACTCAATCAAATTATCATTCAACCTACAGAAACTGAAGACACTGTGTGTCATTTAAGAAACAAACAAGACACCTGGCAGGCAGGTTTGTTTTGAGAGCTATTTGGTAGAAACATCTTTCTTTTGTGATAATGCTCCATTACGAAAGACTCTAATCAGTCAAAGATGGCACAATCAAAATGATATTTAGCAGAATAAAATGTTACACGTTCTTCTTGGAGTATGATATGTTCAACTCAATTATTATATCAACAAAAAAATGGAACCAGAAAAAACCAAACAAGACTAAATGAGTTCAAGATTTAAGACTCGGAACATTCCATAAACTACCCAAGGACTTACAGATTTAAGATGCTCACGAATGAAATCTACCAGTTGTTGGCTTGACATGCAATCCCTGGAAAGTATCAAGAATTAGCAACTTGACTGTGCAGACGTACAAAGTCCCAAATCAAGAAGTCTTTGTTACATAACAAATTTACAGGACTAACAGTAAAATTAGGAGTCAGAGTgagaaaaagaataaaaactaaaattttacgAAGAAACCAACTGAAACAATCTTGAGTTCTTTCTTCAAACAGTGCAGTGGACTTGAAAATTTTGTAGCCGCGCAAGGGGATTGCCTTGAGCATCTAAAATACAGATTAAACAAAGTTTTAGTTCTTCGAGCATACCAAATGCCATCACAGGCAAGCACAATGAACTCATCGTCGTCACAAAGTTCAACCTGgttataaaattaagaaaagtggCATCATTATTTCTATCGCTTGCGATAAGCAGAACAGTTCTTCAGATTTCAATATGAAAGGTTCGGATAACAGAGCAATATCTAATTCTCCACCGCAAATTATCGAGGCCATAGTATATCTAGTTATATTTTCTACAATCAAGGCATGGCATGTCCAAAGGCGCAGAGAATCGTGGCTTGAAGTGTTGCTTTCTTTCTGTTCTTCATTGATGCAAATTGGTCAAAAATAGTGAACATGCTATCATTCACTAGTTGCACTAGACAAAGTTTCGATCCATGACACCAAATAGGAGAATGCATGCTTGAACGTAGTTTAGTAAAAAGGCCAGCCTAAAGGCTGATAATTACCAAACATGTAGGTAGAAATGAACCAGTTTCATTTCAAGAACCAAATCCCTTAGAATTTCAGTATAGATCAACAAATGACAAAATGGTTTATGGTATAAATGATCCTAAAATTTATTCCAAGAAAACCAATGACCCtccaaatgaaaaaaaaaaatgaatatttccAAATTCTTTATTATCCAAATTTGAATAAATGATCCCAAACTTCACTAAGGCACGGTTTGTTGCAAAGGATGAGACATTGATTATTTCCAAATTCTTATTTCATCCAGATTCCACGGTTTGGCTCACGTTCTACAGTAATTTGAATTATACATCCTTAtgttattcatatttttcaacCCTATATTATACATCATTACATCTTACCTTGTTTCATCCCACGAACCAAGAGGTGACCAAGTATGTGAAAtacaaataacataaaaaataattttcagctCACTGAAAATATTGGTTAGAAAAAACTGTTGAATTCCCATGACCAAAATCAATTGAATACTTTTGGTCCCAATTTggttcattaaatattttacactTATCAGTTATCATATATTATGTAAAATTAAGTAAAGAAACAGCCGCATGCAGGAATTCAACAAATTAAAGTATCATGCCTGGTTACAACATTAAATTTCTGATAAAGTTTCCACGGTGGTTGTCAGCCTTTTGCCATTACAGCAAGAACAGGAGGTCAAAACTTAATGTTGCATgcaaaaacaatgaaaattagTAACTCACAATAGAAGACAATGAAATAACGTACAATATTTATGTCTGGATTGGCAGTTACTATTTGCTTTTCGGCTGGCAAAAACTTATTCTGCTTGAATTCCATATCACCTGCCGGATATTATAACTGGTCAATTATCCTTTCCAATAAAACAGGTAAAttatcaaaaatcatatattttttcgtacttttattttattttattttaattaactaTAACTTGTGCAAAATGTTATATTGCAGATTTTGTCATGGAATTAATAGCAATGTCCCAGTAAAGGATCAAACGCATGGCCAAGCACAAGCGATTTACcaattttcaatgttttaaaaaattaaaatagccAAGAAACAGCACCAAGCAGACTTATATAGCACCTATAGCCCTTGCAAGATTTAAACTGCCATTGACACGACCCGCATGGATAAAACCACCAGCTTTAAAGATTCTGTCTCTCTCAACCTCGAGGTCAGGCTTGTGGTCTCTTGAAAGGTTGTAAGCCTGAAGCAGATAGAAGCACACAATATTAtctttttgtcaaaaaaaaaatcaaaaggagAGAAAAAATGGAAGTTAGAAGACATTGcacttttatattattttggaaCAGTATAAACAAGCAATGGCAAAAGTACCAATAGTACATTCTACCTGACCATTCCTAGAAATTATACAGCGAGAATCACCAGCATTTGCAACAACCAGCTGGTCTTCCCGGATGATAGCAACACAAGCAGTGCTCCCAGAGGTTGGTCCAGCAAAATCAGAATGTGGCCCCTGTGCAAAGCAATCAACCAAActttaaaaacatatatatcagaatACTGACACGTCATCACCAGactcatttaaatatataaatatcatgcttaTTCATTGCACTGTAACATGCAATGCAGGTCAAGTAAGTCAAATATGCAATGAATTACCGGATGCATTATTACAGACAAGGAAAGAAAATTTAGCTATTCTATTGTGAATACGAGCACCTCCTCGAATGCCCAATCATCAATCTGGTCGTTCTTTTCGCTCCCTCTTGGAGACCAAATCAAACCCTCTATCATGCCAGTGAACTTGTTCATTTTATCTCCCAGGACAGCCAGCTCCCTCCACCCTCTTTGCCCCCGCATCATCTCATCCATCCTGCATAAACAACAGAAAATGACACATTAAATGGAGAAAAGGCACAAATGGGATAAGAGACACCAATGCTTCCAGGCAAAAAGTTCCAACACTCGCTGGAAACTGCAGGATAAGCATTAACTTCCAATAATTCGCTATGTTATTCAGCATATCAGAAAAACAAACCAGTCATACCAGTGAGAGTTTTCTTTGAGAAAATGACGTACTATACAGCCTCTAAAGAGTTTACATAGGCTTAGTTACCAGCCACAGTCCCACAGTTTAAAAAGTACATGATGCATTTCATTGCAGAAATATCTGTTAAAAGAAATATTCAGGAATGCATAAACAACAAATCGACACATTCCACTTCATATAAAAAGCAGTATAAGTTAAATATAGTAaatagaattaaaaaaataatttaaacatcgTATGCTGTTAACTTAATGGAATAGAATTTGACCGTCCAGATATCCATCCAAGTATATTTCAATGTGGTGGAACGCAGCCTAGCACACATCAAAAGTGCAATAATTATCTGACTTCATGCAGAAAAGCTTACATTATCAAGCCTCTTAGGATCCTCCAGACTGTTTTTAGCTAAGAAAATTTCTAAGACTCTACTGGTAAACGAAGGGTCTCCTTTGCAATACCAACCGAATTTTTCATTGAGTATTTGAGTAATACATAAACGTATATTCGTATTGCATTTCAACCCAAAGAATTTTATGCGTGTTAACCAAAAACTAACCAACTACAATTCTTGTCCAAGTGGACAAACATTGTAGACATTTCTAGCACCTGGATTGTTAAGAGTTACCATCTTTTGCTTTGATATGCAAAACAAATACACAGATGGCGATATTTTGCTTTCAGCGGGACAACATATAGTTCTCTCAAACACAATTGCTGTCAAAGAAATGACTATTCAAATCACTTTTGGATCTTTTGCATGGATGTATATTCTCTGGCAAAAGCTAAACGCAATCTGCCATGATTTTAGATATTGGCAAAAATCTTTGTGAGAAGTATTTGTAAAAGTTGTGCATGCACATTACactttttaggtgtaaaattcAACTGCTGAGTGCTGACACTTCGTATGGGCAGCATGGAATGAGCCTAAAAGtacatacaataaaaaaaacttgcaCTAAACACAAGATTTAATGAAAGTTGCTAATGCCAAATAATATGATCAAATATTAATAACCTAAAAAAACTTTTCTGGACTGAAGTTCCTATATCATTGGTTAAATAAGCTTCCTGCTTGAGCATTTGCTGATGAAGGTATTTAGCACAGAATTTGGCAACCACCTTACCTGCGGAAGGAAATATACAAGAGAaccaaaaaaaaagtaattattttCACATGGAAAATATTGAACAAAACATGAGTTATGAGAATATGTGAGTGTATCTACATAGAACTAGCTTACAATGAACTCACCTCCATGACCGTCGTAAACACCAAAAAATGATGTTGAAGCATCCAAATCAGGGATTGCAGCATGCTATAAGAAAATCAATGACATCAAATTAagcaataatttaaacatgaaaTAAAGGAGGATAAAACcaatcttaattaaaatatatacacCAGATAAAAACCTAACAAACAACATGATGCCAATCGAAGCAACTCAAAAAGAATTATGATGATAATATCGAACATATGTGCACTACTGCACTTGTATCAGAGCCCGTAATATCTTAGTACACCCAAACTTGAAGGATCCGATTTTAATACATCCCAGATCTTTATTTTTGGCTCCATACATCTATTTATTGCGAGGATGGAAAGAGTCTGTGTGTTCTTCCTCTCTCTTTCTCTATGCTATATGTGTAGGGGCCTGTGGGAGTATCTTCCCACCATGTTATATCAAAACAATTTAATTGCAACCAAAAAAAACATTTGTAAAAAAGGGATCAAGTCtgatagaattttaaaatatattacttaCAGCATCTTCCATAGTAGCACGCCACCCCTGCATGGAAGACAGACCAAACTTGAGCCTATAATTCTCACCGTCTTCAGAAAATTTCTCCGTTTTGGGAGTACTGAGGTATACACCCATCTCTATAACTGGTCAGAAAACACAAACAACCATTCAAATTAGCACTTcgacaaaaaaaattaagaacatGGTAAATTCTTTTGGGTAATTGTGGAATCAAACACTTGACTTCCTGAATTCTGAAATATAGAATCCAATTTGATACTTTCAGCAAAGATCAAACAACAAGCTAACTTTAATGAGGTTTTTTTTGTTCATCACAACTAGAATAGGCATTAATTGACATTTGAAAGTAGGGTGCAAGTGTAACGCCGAACATTCAGACTCGAATTACATTACtgctacaaataaataaattatatttgtcAAGCCAATTCTTAAAATACTTCCATTTTTCTTTTCCATCCCTCTAGCATATGCCCAAAAATTATAGCCGCTTTTCATTGATGATGGATCTGTCACTATCCAGGgcaaaaaattattgaaacacGGAAATATGCGATCCGCAACCAAGAAGATTGAAGATTAAAGTTATTTTGCAAGTAATCACTATTAAATGCGAGAATTTTCAGTAATCATGGCAAAATACAAAAGGGTTTATGCAGAAGCTTCTTCACATACTTGGCTGGCGGAGAGCACACGAATTTTCCAATATTGATGCGAGAGGCGATAGTTGGGATTGTGATCTTGAAATTATCGGTCTTCCGAGAAATTCCAGAAAACCTTCAgagatttgaaataaaaaaccaaaaggATATTATGAAATGATTGAAGAAGAATGGGGGCTGCGGTCAGTTTTGCGTGTAAAGTTTCGCTTTTTATCCTctcatttattttcttttaaataaattgcatataaatagagtttgatattttaaataacacaaaaactcacttGAAACGATTttacggatcaattttgtgaaatagaTATTCTATATAAATCACCTACgaaataatattactttttatgtcaaatatattaatttttattgtaaatatagacatgattgatctgtctcacgaataaagatccgtgataccgtcttatgaaagacctattctttaaataaatttgtaacatttttaaacatttaatattaatattaatataccatttattatatttgaaatatatcctAATTATCATTAAAATTGGATATATTTATTATAGAGTTGATTTAAAATTACTTGATTTTTGTTCATTCAAATAAGTCAAAAAATCCAACACGACTGAGGTTGCATTGTATagagaatttgatttaattggagatacttgattttaaataatgaatttgaaatgaaaatcatCTGTACGTATttcaatatgtatatatatgatataataaaatataaatataaactaaCAAATGAGTGGAAAATTAATCAAACATAGATTCATTTAGAATGCATTTTGAATGTTTGATTTGAATTCATAATAACAAATTAATCGATTTGTTTTGATAAATCAACTTGACAgtgatttcatttattttttgaatcattatattggatttcaaattcattgtaGTATGAAgtcattttcaattttaaatactcTCACAGATCCAAACACAACTAGGAGTCTGTCAGAAACCGCTCATTGTCAATGCAACCTCATGACAACGACGATCACCCCCGTCCTCTTCGGTCCGAGGCGTCACGTGCCCACAGTTTCCGCTTGGTTCGTTCCGAACCACACTATACTAAGAGAAGTCGGCTCTAATACCAACTGTAATGCCCCATATTCGACGATTGTCTCCAGTGTACCAAGACGAATCTTTCTAGCGTGTTTATGTCCTCGCTCACACGCATAATAGGAAACTTCTCAGTGGGTCATCCATATCATAATTGTCCCAAGTTAAATTcgcttaactttgaagttcttatgtgatgagcgtCCGGAAAGAAGatacacatttttttatatgagtaatacatatcaaatcttttaaatcatcCTCAACTGCACATTCctataattaaacaattttggAATTCATCTCATTCCTGTGCGAGATCTGTTCATTCATGTTCTATTCGCTTATAAGCCTGCCATGAGCAGCTTATTGCCAATGCAACTAATGGCACCGGCAATcaccccgccctcttcggccccaggcgtcaaacataatataatatattataagtcGTAAATATGTTATATGGTTGTCGCTGAGTGAATTTTTTTCTCATATGAAGCTAATGAAATTAATTGAATTGCGAAGCATGAAGCAATAAACTAAAACAAGTGAACTAGCGATGAAACAATGACAATGTTAATACAAACGAAAACTATTCAGAAAGAAAACTGAACAAAAGGTTATTTCCCATCTATTCCAGCCAtgttaaaaaattgaaattgttgtgaaaaagtaaaaatttacggtaaaaagtaaaaatctcaaactctcaaaattatcacactacacactttataatatttttctctcaactcaattgtgattttcttcacaaatgagaaatttatttatttatagaaaatctttggaaataatccaaaaataattacatcattacattcatcatcacacactaattttcaatattcaacatctaattttacctaatttttaacgttcaacattataattttcaacagaAATGAGAAGGAGTGGCTGTATTTGTAATTTAATTTGTGACATACCACATACCAAACATATTTTATGTACCTCTCGTCTCTAATAAAATGTAAAagattaaacaaaataattaaatcatcaaattttatttgtgattaatacaaataaattttccctattaaaaattattatttttattttcaatttatgaccaataaaatataataattttttgttatgtaCTGCAATAAATACttgttaaaatttaataaatatgtgAGTTTGAGACATTTTTCAACTAAATCTCCATACAAATTTTTAGGTTGAATCAAAAACAATATTTGAAATCTTATAGTTATACCACATGCTTTCAACTAttgtatttaatataaatttataaagtcattaaaagtctattgacattttgaatacttctagattttctaaaatttttaaaagtcaagtttAAATATCACAcgactttttaaaactctacaaaatttattttgaatactactaaacttttataaaatatgtaaaaatcTAGATTGAATACTTATATAgttttatatttcataaaattcattaaaagtGTGAAACCGATATTGTCTCGTTGATTTTCAAATTAGGTTATGctcctaaattaaaatacaatGAGGTTTTAGATTATTCATGGGTATCGTGACGAAGTTTCtgttacaaatattttttatagttGAGAGAGAAATTTGTTATCATTGAGTctcaaacataaaaatttaaatattggtgcaatagaaaaatttttttttcacgagaacatttttatcataaaaaaatgcTATGTTAATGTATCATATCTATTTTTGTTATGACAATAGtaattgttcacaagttgaaaaACCGAATG includes:
- the LOC140984132 gene encoding probable protein phosphatase 2C 60 isoform X1, with the translated sequence MGVYLSTPKTEKFSEDGENYRLKFGLSSMQGWRATMEDAHAAIPDLDASTSFFGVYDGHGGKVVAKFCAKYLHQQMLKQEAYLTNDIGTSVQKSFFRMDEMMRGQRGWRELAVLGDKMNKFTGMIEGLIWSPRGSEKNDQIDDWAFEEGPHSDFAGPTSGSTACVAIIREDQLVVANAGDSRCIISRNGQAYNLSRDHKPDLEVERDRIFKAGGFIHAGRVNGSLNLARAIGDMEFKQNKFLPAEKQIVTANPDINIVELCDDDEFIVLACDGIWDCMSSQQLVDFIREHLKSESKLSAICEKVFDRCLAPTAGGEGCDNMTMILVQFKKITPSSTSSNDKSSTSKEIKLDSKPAEAET
- the LOC140984132 gene encoding probable protein phosphatase 2C 60 isoform X4 gives rise to the protein MGVYLSTPKTEKFSEDGENYRLKFGLSSMQGWRATMEDAHAAIPDLDASTSFFGVYDGHGGKVVAKFCAKYLHQQMLKQEAYLTNDIGTSVQKSFFRMDEMMRGQRGWRELAVLGDKMNKFTGMIEGLIWSPRGSEKNDQIDDWAFEEGPHSDFAGPTSGSTACVAIIREDQLVVANAGDSRCIISRNGQAYNLSRDHKPDLEVERDRIFKAGGFIHAGRVNGSLNLARAIGDMEFKQNKFLPAEKQIVTANPDINIMLKAIPLRGYKIFKSTALFEERTQDCFRIACQANNW
- the LOC140984132 gene encoding probable protein phosphatase 2C 60 isoform X3; its protein translation is MGVYLSTPKTEKFSEDGENYRLKFGLSSMQGWRATMEDAHAAIPDLDASTSFFGVYDGHGGKVVAKFCAKYLHQQMLKQEAYLTNDIGTSVQKSFFRMDEMMRGQRGWRELAVLGDKMNKFTGMIEGLIWSPRGSEKNDQIDDWAFEEGPHSDFAGPTSGSTACVAIIREDQLVVANAGDSRCIISRNGQAYNLSRDHKPDLEVERDRIFKAGGFIHAGRVNGSLNLARAIGDMEFKQNKFLPAEKQIVTANPDINIVELCDDDEFIVLACDGIWDCMSSQQLVDFIREHLKSFL
- the LOC140984132 gene encoding probable protein phosphatase 2C 60 isoform X2, whose translation is MGVYLSTPKTEKFSEDGENYRLKFGLSSMQGWRATMEDAHAAIPDLDASTSFFGVYDGHGGKVVAKFCAKYLHQQMLKQEAYLTNDIGTSVQKSFFRMDEMMRGQRGWRELAVLGDKMNKFTGMIEGLIWSPRGSEKNDQIDDWAFEEGPHSDFAGPTSGSTACVAIIREDQLVVANAGDSRCIISRNGQAYNLSRDHKPDLEVERDRIFKAGGFIHAGRVNGSLNLARAIGDMEFKQNKFLPAEKQIVTANPDINIVELCDDDEFIVLACDGIWYARRTKTLFNLYFRCSRQSPCAATKFSSPLHCLKKELKIVSGLHVKPTTGRFHS